From one Synechocystis sp. PCC 6803 substr. PCC-P genomic stretch:
- a CDS encoding PhoH family protein: MSQTTATLPLPSPESAIALAGSGEDNLTYLAHHTGAKLILRGQELMVVGTEKAVARVMAVLQSLAPYWQSAKAISRPDLMTAFHALDTGKQEEHQALQKTVLAKTRRGEIVRAKTFRQRQYIKAIQKHDVTFCIGPAGTGKTFLAAVLAVQALLNNECDRLILTRPAVEAGEKLGFLPGDLQQKVDPFLRPLYDALYEFIEPEKIPDLMERGKIEVAPLAYMRGRTLTNAFVIVDEAQNTTPAQLKMVLTRLGFGSKMIVTGDITQTDLPNYQKSGLQVAQTILKDVEGVAFCYLNQADVVRHPLVQRIVEAYERSENTSPPAPKPSS, translated from the coding sequence ATGTCCCAAACCACCGCTACCCTGCCATTGCCCAGCCCGGAAAGTGCGATCGCCTTAGCAGGAAGCGGAGAAGATAACTTAACCTATTTGGCCCACCACACCGGCGCAAAGTTGATTCTGCGGGGGCAAGAACTGATGGTGGTCGGTACCGAAAAAGCCGTGGCCCGGGTTATGGCCGTGCTCCAATCCCTTGCTCCCTACTGGCAGAGTGCTAAAGCCATTTCCCGTCCAGACTTGATGACCGCTTTCCATGCCCTAGATACGGGCAAACAAGAAGAACACCAAGCTTTACAAAAAACGGTGTTGGCCAAAACCCGCCGGGGGGAAATTGTCCGGGCGAAAACGTTCCGGCAACGGCAATATATCAAGGCAATCCAAAAGCACGATGTGACGTTTTGCATTGGCCCAGCGGGCACAGGGAAAACTTTTTTGGCGGCGGTGCTTGCGGTCCAAGCGCTGCTAAACAATGAATGCGATCGCCTGATTTTGACTAGGCCGGCGGTGGAAGCGGGGGAAAAATTAGGTTTTCTGCCGGGGGATTTGCAACAAAAAGTTGATCCGTTTTTGCGACCCCTCTACGATGCTTTGTATGAATTTATTGAACCGGAAAAAATTCCTGACTTGATGGAGCGGGGCAAAATTGAGGTAGCTCCCCTGGCCTATATGCGGGGCAGAACATTGACCAATGCCTTTGTGATTGTGGACGAGGCTCAAAATACCACCCCAGCCCAACTGAAAATGGTTTTAACTCGCCTGGGTTTTGGCTCGAAAATGATTGTGACCGGCGACATAACCCAAACCGATTTACCCAATTACCAAAAATCAGGTTTGCAAGTGGCCCAAACCATTCTTAAGGATGTGGAAGGGGTTGCATTCTGTTACCTCAATCAGGCGGATGTGGTGCGCCATCCCTTGGTGCAAAGGATTGTGGAAGCCTACGAACGTTCCGAAAATACCAGTCCCCCGGCCCCGAAGCCTTCCTCGTAA
- a CDS encoding tetratricopeptide repeat protein, with amino-acid sequence MPSRPLGRSFTTSFSMNLRYLWSGKQILIGGGLIPLLFGAAVSAQSPSQTNPSNLPDVTPLLAQRSATDDRRQFNELLRQGKAYVDNGNFPQAIAIYQQAAMLDGENAELFGSMGYLYARQGQFAEASRSFQQALRVNPNNPDYYDGLGFSYARQGLLNEAASAYATAISLGPSSRESVKYRLALGIIMLQQGDYNRVRQLYNEIHSLQSDNEEAAVMMGAALLQSSEYEQLITFNNQALRLFPNRSELTLQLGKAYLAQGDLVAARRALEPRLNPDWRSFSLYLTWAELLEREGNFAGALDAYKQALRNEPTAIAAKIGTGRMYLELDNPAEAVWVFRDLTRLQPSNADFYYLLGEAYAVDEKIDLAKKSFGEAKKLYQAQGNTAGSDRTQEKLDNL; translated from the coding sequence ATGCCAAGCCGTCCCTTGGGGCGGAGTTTCACCACTAGTTTTTCGATGAATTTACGCTACCTCTGGTCAGGAAAACAGATATTGATAGGAGGCGGTCTAATTCCTCTATTATTCGGTGCCGCTGTCTCGGCCCAGTCTCCTAGCCAAACTAATCCCAGTAATCTTCCTGACGTTACCCCCCTCCTGGCTCAACGGTCAGCGACCGACGATAGAAGGCAGTTCAATGAGCTACTGCGCCAAGGCAAGGCCTATGTGGATAACGGTAATTTTCCCCAGGCGATCGCCATTTACCAACAGGCGGCCATGTTGGACGGGGAAAACGCAGAACTGTTTGGCAGCATGGGTTATCTCTACGCCCGCCAGGGACAATTTGCCGAGGCTAGCCGGAGTTTTCAGCAGGCTCTGCGGGTAAATCCCAACAATCCCGACTATTACGATGGTTTGGGCTTTAGTTACGCCCGCCAAGGATTGTTAAACGAAGCTGCCAGCGCCTATGCCACCGCCATTAGTTTAGGCCCCAGTTCCCGTGAGTCAGTTAAATACCGCCTTGCCCTGGGGATTATCATGCTCCAGCAGGGAGACTACAACCGGGTGCGTCAACTGTATAACGAAATTCATAGTTTGCAATCGGACAATGAAGAAGCGGCGGTGATGATGGGGGCAGCCCTGCTCCAGAGCAGTGAGTATGAACAGTTAATCACGTTCAACAATCAGGCCCTTAGATTATTTCCTAACCGTTCTGAACTAACCTTGCAACTGGGTAAAGCTTATCTGGCCCAGGGTGATCTGGTGGCAGCCCGCAGAGCGTTAGAACCTAGGCTCAATCCAGATTGGCGTAGTTTTTCCCTCTACCTTACCTGGGCAGAACTACTGGAACGGGAGGGAAATTTTGCCGGAGCCCTGGATGCCTATAAACAAGCTCTCCGCAATGAACCCACGGCGATCGCCGCTAAAATTGGCACTGGTCGGATGTATTTGGAATTGGACAATCCTGCCGAAGCTGTTTGGGTTTTCCGTGATTTAACCCGCCTCCAACCCAGTAACGCTGATTTTTATTACCTGCTGGGGGAAGCCTACGCTGTGGACGAAAAAATTGACTTGGCCAAAAAATCCTTTGGGGAAGCGAAAAAACTTTACCAGGCCCAGGGCAACACCGCTGGCAGTGACCGGACCCAAGAAAAGCTGGATAATCTCTAG
- a CDS encoding phycobiliprotein lyase, which translates to MDAMEFFRNSSGNWRSQRTTHHLAFRRAETGTSEIFVEALGADDQKIVEICEMHDCDPAKAVGGAFVRWESAMAWDKEDENHEGTTVFALIPDEDNPQQGLLLRERGYAEIVPIAGRYHIDEEEALVLVTEYETMTTIERFWFANPDMRLRTSTVQRFGGFNTATYCTEMRVKEENTVSASPAPAYEQFCGW; encoded by the coding sequence GTGGATGCAATGGAATTCTTTCGCAATAGTTCCGGCAACTGGCGATCGCAACGTACCACCCATCACCTGGCCTTCCGTCGGGCAGAAACCGGCACCTCGGAAATTTTTGTTGAAGCTCTGGGTGCTGATGATCAAAAAATTGTCGAGATTTGTGAAATGCACGACTGCGACCCAGCCAAAGCCGTGGGGGGAGCCTTTGTCCGCTGGGAAAGCGCCATGGCCTGGGATAAAGAGGATGAAAATCATGAAGGAACAACTGTATTTGCCCTCATTCCCGATGAAGACAATCCCCAACAGGGACTACTACTGCGGGAGAGGGGCTATGCGGAAATTGTCCCCATTGCCGGTCGCTATCACATCGACGAAGAGGAAGCCCTGGTGCTAGTGACGGAGTATGAGACCATGACCACCATTGAACGGTTCTGGTTTGCCAACCCGGATATGCGCCTTAGAACCAGTACTGTGCAAAGGTTTGGGGGATTCAATACCGCCACCTACTGTACGGAAATGCGGGTCAAAGAGGAAAACACCGTGTCTGCGTCCCCTGCCCCTGCCTACGAACAATTTTGTGGCTGGTAG
- a CDS encoding phycobilisome rod-core linker polypeptide translates to MALPLLNYAPKSQNVRVEGYEIGSEEKPVVFTTENILSSSDMDNLIEAAYRQIFFHAFKWDREKVLESQLRNGQITVRDFVRGLLLSNTFRNSFYEKNSNYRFVEHCVQKILGRDVYSEREKIAWSIVVATKGYQGLIDDLLNSDEYLNNFGYDTVPYQRRRNLPGREAGELPFNIKSPRYDAYHRRQLGFPQIVWQNEVRRFIPQEKKLTAGNPMNFLGMARSINPAANTIPKVSAQNINIEASVPRR, encoded by the coding sequence TTGGCTCTTCCCCTATTGAACTACGCCCCCAAAAGTCAAAATGTGAGGGTAGAAGGTTATGAAATTGGCTCTGAAGAGAAGCCTGTTGTTTTCACCACGGAAAACATCCTCTCCAGCAGCGATATGGATAACCTAATCGAGGCGGCCTATCGTCAAATCTTTTTCCATGCGTTTAAGTGGGACCGAGAAAAAGTCCTTGAGTCCCAACTGCGTAACGGCCAAATTACTGTACGAGATTTTGTGCGGGGCTTGTTGCTTTCCAACACCTTCCGCAATAGCTTCTACGAAAAGAATAGTAACTACCGCTTCGTTGAGCACTGTGTACAGAAGATTTTAGGGCGGGACGTTTACAGCGAACGGGAAAAAATTGCTTGGTCCATTGTGGTCGCGACCAAGGGCTATCAAGGATTAATTGACGATTTGCTCAACAGCGACGAGTACCTCAATAACTTTGGCTATGACACGGTGCCCTACCAACGTCGTCGCAACCTTCCCGGTCGGGAAGCGGGTGAATTGCCCTTTAACATCAAATCTCCCCGGTACGATGCCTACCACCGTCGCCAATTGGGCTTCCCCCAAATCGTTTGGCAGAACGAAGTGCGTCGCTTTATTCCCCAGGAGAAAAAGCTCACCGCTGGCAATCCGATGAACTTCTTGGGCATGGCCCGCAGTATCAACCCTGCCGCCAACACCATTCCCAAGGTTTCCGCCCAAAATATCAACATCGAAGCTTCTGTGCCCCGTCGCTAG
- a CDS encoding alpha/beta fold hydrolase, with amino-acid sequence MKISEQTLEVGQFHWFYRQIQPPQPTNNPPVMLLHGLPSQSLCWTGVMPLLAEKGLTAIAPDWLGFGFSDILDKRDFAYTTAAYEQALGEFFQSLELAKIFLVVQGFLATAGIEYALNHPDQIERLAILNTPVVPPVSLPWPMRQWTIPLVGDMVTQDPLIIDRTLEGGSGFVISDEKLDIYRKPWLKTSAAGRALMAVTKNLPTTNALTKIGDRLRTEWQKPTCFIWGTADKWLSVEPIEQLVQGVNHLELIKLSEAKHYPQEHFPQEVGTALQTFFRKQIA; translated from the coding sequence GTGAAAATTTCCGAACAGACCCTTGAGGTGGGACAGTTCCACTGGTTTTACCGCCAGATTCAGCCGCCCCAGCCCACTAACAATCCCCCTGTTATGCTGCTCCATGGTTTACCGAGTCAGAGTTTATGTTGGACTGGGGTAATGCCTCTGTTAGCGGAAAAGGGGTTAACGGCGATCGCCCCGGATTGGTTGGGGTTTGGCTTTTCGGACATCTTGGATAAACGGGATTTTGCTTATACTACGGCGGCCTATGAACAGGCTTTGGGGGAATTTTTTCAGTCTTTAGAATTGGCAAAAATATTCTTAGTAGTGCAAGGATTTTTAGCCACAGCGGGCATCGAATACGCCCTCAATCACCCAGACCAGATTGAACGTTTAGCTATCCTAAATACCCCCGTTGTGCCGCCGGTGTCGTTACCTTGGCCCATGCGCCAATGGACCATTCCTTTGGTGGGGGATATGGTCACCCAAGATCCGCTAATTATCGACCGCACCTTGGAAGGGGGCAGTGGTTTTGTCATCAGTGACGAAAAACTCGACATTTACCGTAAACCGTGGCTAAAAACTTCCGCCGCCGGTCGGGCTTTAATGGCTGTCACTAAGAATTTGCCCACCACTAATGCTCTGACAAAAATTGGCGATCGCCTACGCACAGAATGGCAAAAACCCACCTGCTTTATCTGGGGAACGGCGGATAAATGGTTATCGGTGGAACCCATTGAACAGTTAGTCCAGGGAGTTAATCATCTAGAATTAATCAAATTATCGGAAGCAAAACACTATCCCCAAGAACATTTTCCCCAGGAAGTCGGGACAGCCCTACAGACCTTTTTCCGTAAACAAATTGCTTAA
- a CDS encoding DnaJ C-terminal domain-containing protein: MEQVRNYYQILGVPRNATAEEIKKSFRKLARQYHPDVNPNDKTAEEKFKDINEAYDVLSDETKRRELDSRLFGRFRRPPTSRFSPNSNGGRSPNGTSVNGQVRTPTGRTGTRQPAQSWQDFSETRRTKVVSPARPVPRDVEANLTLPLEKAYRGGKERIRLEDGRSLEVEMPGGMGDGQRIRLKQQGINGGDLYLKINLSPHPLFTLQGTDIACQVPVTPSEAILGGAIEVMTIDGLVKMTVPAGLKNGQKLRLAKKGFPNNQGDRGDQLVEIRVEIPPEPSPEELELYRRIREKETFNPRQKFFDF; this comes from the coding sequence ATGGAACAAGTGCGGAATTATTATCAAATTTTGGGAGTTCCCCGCAATGCCACTGCTGAAGAGATTAAAAAGTCTTTTCGGAAGCTAGCTCGTCAGTATCATCCTGATGTTAACCCCAACGATAAAACAGCGGAAGAGAAATTTAAAGATATTAACGAAGCCTACGATGTCCTTTCCGATGAAACCAAGCGCCGGGAATTAGATAGTCGTTTATTTGGCCGATTCCGCCGTCCCCCCACCAGTCGTTTTAGCCCCAATAGTAACGGTGGGCGATCGCCTAACGGAACAAGTGTCAATGGCCAAGTTCGTACCCCCACTGGGCGCACTGGAACCCGTCAGCCGGCGCAGTCATGGCAAGATTTTAGTGAAACTAGACGCACGAAAGTGGTGTCCCCCGCCCGCCCTGTGCCCAGGGATGTGGAAGCCAATTTGACCCTGCCGTTGGAAAAAGCCTACCGGGGAGGCAAGGAAAGAATTCGTTTGGAAGATGGCCGTTCTTTGGAGGTGGAAATGCCTGGGGGCATGGGGGATGGGCAACGGATTCGCCTCAAGCAACAGGGCATTAATGGGGGCGATCTATATCTAAAAATCAACCTTTCTCCCCACCCGTTATTTACTCTCCAGGGGACGGACATTGCTTGCCAGGTGCCCGTAACTCCCAGTGAAGCCATTTTGGGGGGCGCTATTGAGGTGATGACCATTGACGGCCTGGTGAAAATGACTGTGCCAGCGGGTTTAAAAAATGGTCAAAAACTACGTTTGGCCAAAAAGGGCTTTCCCAACAACCAAGGCGATCGGGGAGACCAGTTAGTGGAAATTCGGGTGGAAATTCCCCCGGAACCCAGCCCAGAGGAATTGGAGCTTTACCGTAGAATTCGGGAAAAGGAAACCTTTAACCCCCGGCAAAAGTTCTTTGATTTTTAA
- the dnaK gene encoding molecular chaperone DnaK, with product MGKVVGIDLGTTNSVVAVMEGGKPIVIANAEGMRTTPSVVGFNKEGELVVGQMGRRQAVLNPQNTFYGVKRFMGRRYTDLTPESKRVAYTIRRDDRDNIKVRCPRLKKDFAPEEISAMILRKLAEEASRYLGEKVTGAVITVPAYFNDSQRQATRDAGKIAGLEVLRIINEPTAASLAYGLDQGRIQKILVFDLGGGTFDVSVLEVGDGIFEVKATSGDTQLGGNDFDRRIVDWLAEKFLEAEKVDLRQDRQALQRLTEAAEKAKIELSGVGTTEINLPFITATEDGPKHLETQLSRSEFEDLCGDLVTRLQRPVKRVLKDAGLSPVQIDEVVLVGGGTRMPMVKGLVRSFIDREPNENVNPDEVVAIGAAIQAGILDGEVKDILLLDVTPLSFGLETIGGVMKKLLPRNTTIPVRKSDIFSTGENNQTVVEVHVLQGEREMASDNISLGRFKLSGIPPAPRGVPQVQVSFDIDANGILQVTARDKTTGREQSITVQGASILSEGEVNRMIQEAETFAAQDRERRERIEKRNSAKALTDQAQRRLKEVTLDFGSAFTVSYRRQVDALCSEILDSLEKDDERRLDRAQADLQDVLYELNREVRLQYDDKEEGFFEAIKKTFTGDFDDDDDYYNRRPAPRDDYRGGNDYGRYDDYNYNAPSRREAPMPRAGAGRGPSLSKDYRSTAYADWDQSRVTRQRPYQGESLGGTYDDRRSSPQDDYSRGDRQKDYDYRENAPSRSGRGGNGRYGERPAQPGRNAPLQNGWDDDDDDWF from the coding sequence ATGGGAAAAGTCGTCGGAATTGACCTTGGAACTACCAATTCAGTTGTGGCCGTCATGGAAGGCGGCAAACCCATTGTCATCGCCAATGCGGAAGGCATGCGTACTACCCCCTCCGTGGTGGGGTTCAACAAAGAAGGGGAATTGGTGGTGGGTCAGATGGGCCGGCGGCAAGCGGTGCTCAATCCCCAAAATACTTTCTATGGCGTCAAACGTTTTATGGGGAGGCGTTACACTGATTTAACTCCAGAATCTAAACGAGTAGCCTACACCATCCGGCGGGATGACCGGGATAACATTAAAGTGCGTTGTCCCCGGCTGAAAAAAGACTTTGCCCCGGAAGAAATTTCCGCCATGATTTTGCGGAAGTTGGCCGAAGAAGCCAGCCGCTACCTGGGGGAAAAGGTCACCGGAGCTGTGATTACTGTGCCTGCCTACTTTAACGATTCCCAACGGCAAGCCACTAGAGATGCGGGGAAAATTGCCGGGCTGGAAGTGCTACGGATTATCAACGAACCCACAGCGGCATCTTTAGCTTACGGCTTAGACCAGGGGCGGATACAAAAAATCCTGGTGTTTGACCTAGGGGGCGGCACCTTTGATGTTTCTGTGTTGGAAGTGGGGGACGGCATTTTTGAAGTTAAGGCCACCAGCGGTGATACCCAGTTGGGGGGTAACGATTTTGATCGCCGCATTGTGGATTGGCTAGCGGAAAAGTTTTTAGAAGCGGAGAAAGTGGATTTACGGCAGGATCGCCAGGCCCTACAAAGGTTAACCGAAGCGGCGGAAAAGGCCAAAATTGAACTTTCTGGGGTCGGTACTACGGAAATTAATTTACCCTTCATCACCGCTACGGAAGACGGTCCCAAACATTTGGAAACCCAGTTGAGCCGTTCGGAATTTGAAGATTTATGTGGAGATTTAGTTACTCGTCTGCAAAGACCCGTTAAACGGGTGCTGAAAGATGCGGGCTTGAGTCCGGTACAAATCGATGAAGTGGTGCTAGTGGGAGGTGGCACCCGTATGCCCATGGTCAAAGGCCTTGTCCGTAGTTTCATTGACCGGGAACCCAACGAAAACGTCAACCCCGATGAAGTAGTGGCGATCGGAGCGGCAATCCAGGCGGGCATTTTGGACGGGGAAGTGAAAGATATCTTGCTGCTGGATGTAACCCCCCTTTCCTTTGGGTTGGAAACCATTGGCGGCGTGATGAAAAAATTACTGCCCCGCAACACCACCATTCCAGTGCGTAAATCGGACATTTTTTCCACCGGGGAAAATAATCAAACCGTAGTGGAAGTCCACGTGCTCCAAGGGGAACGGGAAATGGCCAGCGATAATATTTCCCTCGGTCGTTTTAAACTGAGCGGTATTCCGCCGGCTCCCAGGGGAGTGCCCCAGGTGCAGGTTTCCTTCGACATTGACGCTAACGGTATTTTGCAGGTGACAGCGAGGGACAAAACCACCGGCCGGGAGCAAAGCATTACAGTCCAAGGGGCTTCCATCCTCAGTGAAGGGGAAGTCAATCGCATGATCCAAGAAGCAGAAACCTTTGCCGCCCAGGACCGGGAACGGCGGGAACGCATTGAAAAACGCAACAGTGCTAAGGCATTAACGGATCAGGCTCAGCGGCGGCTCAAGGAAGTTACCCTGGATTTCGGCAGTGCGTTCACCGTGTCCTACCGTCGTCAAGTGGATGCGTTGTGCAGTGAAATTTTAGACAGTCTGGAAAAAGATGATGAGCGTCGGTTAGACCGGGCCCAGGCAGATTTGCAGGATGTGTTGTACGAGTTAAATCGGGAAGTGCGTCTGCAGTATGACGACAAGGAAGAAGGCTTTTTCGAAGCGATTAAGAAAACCTTCACTGGCGATTTCGATGACGATGATGATTACTACAACCGTCGCCCTGCTCCCAGGGATGATTATCGGGGAGGTAATGACTACGGTCGCTATGACGATTACAACTACAACGCCCCTTCCCGTCGAGAGGCACCCATGCCCAGGGCTGGCGCTGGCCGGGGCCCTTCCTTGAGCAAAGATTACCGTTCCACCGCCTATGCTGATTGGGACCAGTCCAGGGTCACCAGACAACGACCTTACCAAGGAGAGAGTTTAGGGGGTACCTACGACGATCGCCGTTCTAGCCCCCAGGATGATTACTCTAGAGGCGATCGCCAGAAGGATTACGATTATCGGGAAAATGCCCCCAGTCGTTCTGGTCGGGGAGGCAATGGCCGCTATGGGGAACGGCCTGCCCAGCCCGGTCGCAATGCCCCATTACAAAACGGTTGGGATGATGACGATGATGATTGGTTCTAA
- the glyA gene encoding serine hydroxymethyltransferase, translating into MNQTNLDFLATSDPALAAIIDRELQRQRTHIELIASENFTSAAVMAAQGSVLTNKYAEGLPGKRYYGGCEFVDQAETLAISRVKELFGAAHANVQPHSGAQANFAVFLTLLQPGDTIMGMDLSHGGHLTHGSPVNVSGKWFEVAHYGVEKETGRLDYDKIRQQALEVKPKLLICGYSAYPRQIEFDKFRAIADEVGAYLMADIAHIAGLVASGHHPSPLPYCDVVTTTTHKTLRGPRGGLIMTNNEELGKKFDKSVFPGTQGGPLEHVITAKAVAFGEALKPEFKVYSGQVIANAQAMADQLQKRGFDLVSGGTDNHLMLVDLRSIAMTGKVGDQLLGEINITANKNTVPFDPESPFVTSGLRLGSPAMTTRGMQEDEFRTIANIIADRLLSPEDEGVKADCLRRVSELCAGFPLYDHLRIPVAVIA; encoded by the coding sequence GTGAATCAAACCAACCTCGACTTTTTAGCCACCAGCGACCCCGCCCTTGCGGCCATCATTGACCGGGAATTACAACGGCAACGCACCCACATTGAATTGATTGCCAGCGAAAATTTCACTTCAGCAGCAGTAATGGCGGCCCAGGGTTCCGTCTTAACCAATAAGTATGCCGAAGGTCTGCCGGGTAAACGCTATTACGGCGGCTGTGAATTTGTGGACCAAGCGGAAACGCTAGCCATCAGTCGAGTCAAAGAGTTATTTGGGGCTGCCCACGCCAACGTCCAACCCCACTCCGGGGCCCAGGCCAATTTTGCCGTATTTTTAACCCTGCTCCAGCCCGGCGACACCATTATGGGCATGGACCTTTCCCACGGCGGCCATTTAACCCACGGTTCCCCTGTCAACGTTTCTGGTAAATGGTTCGAAGTGGCCCACTACGGTGTGGAAAAGGAAACGGGTCGGTTAGATTACGACAAAATCCGCCAACAGGCTCTGGAAGTTAAACCCAAACTGTTGATTTGTGGCTACTCTGCCTATCCCCGACAAATCGAGTTTGATAAATTCCGGGCGATCGCCGACGAAGTGGGAGCATACCTAATGGCAGACATTGCCCACATTGCCGGTTTAGTGGCTTCAGGACACCATCCCAGTCCCTTGCCCTATTGCGATGTCGTCACCACCACCACCCATAAAACCCTGCGGGGTCCCCGGGGTGGTTTGATCATGACCAATAATGAGGAATTAGGCAAAAAATTCGACAAATCCGTCTTTCCTGGCACCCAGGGCGGCCCTTTGGAGCACGTCATTACCGCTAAAGCAGTGGCCTTTGGGGAAGCGCTGAAACCAGAATTTAAGGTTTATTCTGGCCAGGTAATCGCCAACGCCCAAGCCATGGCCGACCAGTTACAAAAACGGGGCTTTGACCTGGTATCCGGCGGCACCGATAACCATTTAATGTTGGTAGACCTGCGCTCAATCGCCATGACCGGCAAAGTGGGCGATCAACTGTTGGGAGAAATCAACATCACCGCCAACAAAAACACGGTGCCCTTTGACCCCGAATCTCCCTTTGTCACCAGTGGTTTGCGCCTGGGCTCCCCTGCCATGACCACCAGGGGTATGCAGGAAGACGAATTCCGCACCATTGCCAACATCATTGCCGATCGCCTGTTGTCCCCGGAAGATGAAGGCGTAAAAGCGGATTGTCTGCGCCGGGTCAGTGAACTTTGTGCTGGTTTCCCCCTCTATGATCATCTCCGCATTCCCGTAGCGGTGATCGCCTGA
- a CDS encoding IS630 family transposase, which translates to MLRELIKLYGSQAIVYIDESGFEAIQACIYAWSKKGKKVYGDRQGKRGVRENLVAGRRKGKKDLIAPMVFTGSLNAEGFEGWLKLYLLPSLDIPSILIVDNAPIHRKTAIKELAKEAGHEVLFLPKYSPDLNDIEHDFSALKRARMYAPIDTSLDEIIRSYRGV; encoded by the coding sequence ATGTTAAGAGAACTAATTAAGCTCTATGGTAGTCAAGCTATAGTTTACATAGATGAATCTGGATTCGAAGCAATCCAGGCTTGTATTTATGCCTGGTCAAAAAAAGGAAAAAAAGTTTATGGAGATAGACAAGGAAAAAGGGGAGTCAGAGAAAATCTAGTAGCAGGGAGAAGAAAAGGAAAAAAAGATTTGATTGCGCCGATGGTTTTTACCGGGAGTTTGAATGCAGAAGGCTTTGAAGGATGGTTAAAATTATATTTGCTACCCTCCCTCGACATTCCATCAATATTAATAGTGGATAATGCTCCTATTCATCGTAAAACTGCCATTAAAGAATTGGCTAAAGAAGCAGGTCATGAAGTTCTTTTTTTGCCGAAATATTCTCCTGATTTAAATGATATTGAGCATGACTTTAGTGCCTTGAAACGAGCTAGAATGTACGCTCCTATTGACACGTCTCTTGATGAAATTATCCGTTCTTACCGTGGCGTTTAG
- a CDS encoding IS630 transposase-related protein encodes MAYSLDLRQRVVAYIEAGGKITEASKIYKIGKASIYRWLNRVDLSPTKVERRHRKLDWEALKKDVEENPDARLIDRAKKFGVRPSAVYYALKKMKINRKKKNYVIEKETGRNELSTIEC; translated from the coding sequence ATAGCTTACAGTTTAGATTTAAGGCAAAGGGTAGTAGCTTATATAGAAGCTGGAGGAAAAATAACTGAGGCTTCCAAGATATATAAAATAGGAAAAGCCTCGATATACAGATGGTTAAATAGAGTAGATTTAAGCCCAACAAAAGTAGAGCGTCGCCATAGGAAATTAGACTGGGAAGCTCTAAAAAAAGACGTAGAAGAAAATCCCGATGCAAGATTGATAGACAGAGCCAAGAAATTTGGAGTGAGGCCGAGTGCCGTATATTACGCATTAAAGAAAATGAAAATAAACAGAAAAAAAAAGAACTACGTTATCGAGAAAGAAACCGGGAGGAACGAGTTAAGTACTATAGAATGTTAA